The Eggerthella guodeyinii sequence ATGGGCGCGCTGTTCGCCGTGCTCGCCATCCTGTGCGTGCGCGCGGTCACGCTGCCGGGCGCGGGGGAGGGCCTCGCGTTCTACCTCATGCCCGACTTCGGGAAGCTGTTCGCGGGGGCCACGCCGCCCGAGCAGTGGGGCACGTTCTTCGAGGCCGTGTTCGCGGCGATGGGCCAGGCGTTCTTCATGGTGTCGGTGGGCGTGGGGTCCATGTCCATCTTCGGCAGCTACATCGGCAAGGATCGGCGGCTCACGGGCGAGGCGCTCAGCATCGCGGGGCTCGACACGCTCGTGGCCATCATGGCGGGCCTCGTCATCTTCCCGGCGTGCTTCGCGTTCGGCGTGGAGCCGGGCGCGGGCCCGGGGCTCGTGTTCGTCACGCTGCCCTCGGTGTTCTCGCACATGCCGTTCGGCCAGCTGTGGGGCGCGCTGTTCTTCCTGTTCATGAGCTTCGCGGCGCTGTCCACGGTCATCGCGGTGTTCGAGAACATCGTGGGCTTCAGCATGGACGAGTGGAACCTGCCGCGCACGAAGGCGTGCCTGGTGAACGGCGCGGCGCTGGCGCTGCTGTCGCTGCCGTGCGTGCTGGGCTTCAACCTGTGGGCCGGCGTGGAGGTGCCGGGCATCGGGAACATCCTCGACATCGAGGACTTCCTCATCTCGAACACGGTGCTGCCCATCGGCAGCCTCGTGCTGCTGCTGTTCTGCACGTCGAAGCGCGGCTGGGGTTGGGACGCGTTCATCCGCGAGGCCGACACCGGCAAGGGCATCGGCTTTCCGCATTGGACGCGCCTGTACGTGCGCTTCGTGCTGCCGGGCCTGATCACGGTGGTGTTCGTGGCGGGCTACGTGCCCATCGTGCGAACCTGGCTGGGGATGGGATAGGCCCACAGCGCCGGAGGGAAGGCGCTGTGGGCCTCGAATGCGGCTTAGATCTCGCTCTTCACGGTTTCGGCCATGAGGTAGCCGTAGTTCATGGCGGCGTCGAAGCCCATCGCGTAGGGCCGGCCGTCCTTCTCCTCGATGGATCCGCACACGTCGCCCGCCGCGTACAGGCCGGCGACGGCCTCGCCCGCCTCGTTCAGCACGCGTCCCTCGGTGTCGATGGCCAATCCGCCCGTGGTCAGGTAGAACGTGGGGATGCAAGACACCACCCAAACGCCGTCGTGCGTGTCGAGGTAGGGCAGCTTCTTGCGCCCGAACTCGTCCTCCTCGCCGGCGAGCGCGTGGGCGTTGTGCGTCTCGAGCGTGGCGACGAGGTCGGTTAGCCCCAGCTCCTCGGCGGCCGCTTCCACGGAATCGTAGTGCACCATGTCGCCGCGGTGCTCAAGGCACTTGTAGGTGTCCATGGCGTACAGCTCGTTCTTGTTCGTGGTGATGCGGCCCGCCTCGTCGGTGATGTAGTAGAACGCGCCGCCGTTGGCTTCGTCGAGCAGCGCGCGTCCGAGCACGCCGTGGTTGTCCGACATGATGTTGCCGAACTGCTTGCCCGACGCGTTCACGAGGATGCCGGGCGTGGTCTGGTACAGGAAGGCGATCTCGAAGTTCGAGCCGGCCTGGTTCGTGGTGGACAGGAACGCGCCCAGGTCGCGGCCCATGCATTCGATGGCGCCGCCCGCTTTCTGACCCAGCTCGATGCCGTCGCCGGTGGAGCCGGGGGCGCAGTTGAACTTGAAGTCGGCGTACTGGGGGTAGTGCTCCTTGATCATGTCCTTGTTCGCCGCGAACCCTCCCGACGTGAGGCACACGGCCTTCGCCGTGACGGTCCAGGTGGAGCCGTCACGCCCTTCGGCTTTGAGCCCGGTCACGCGACCGTCGGCATCCTGCACGAGCTCGGTCACCTTCGTCGCGTACACGATCTGCCCGCCGAGCGCGCCGATGCGGTCGACCAGGAAGTCCTTCGCGTATCCGCAGCCGCCCATGTAGCAACCGGGGGCCAGGTACGGCGTGACGCCGTACGCCTTGTTCACGCCCAGGCTGTAGAAGCCCACGCCGATGCCGTGCATCCAGTCCACGAGCTGCCCCGAGTTCGAGTACATGGCCGTCTGGTACGGCATGGCGCCATCGAAGCGGTCGTTCTCGGGGACGAGGTACTTCTGCATGACGCCCAGCATGCCCTCCTTGTTGTACATGGGGTTGTCGTCGGCGCGGCCGAGCGCGTAGTTCGTCTGCAGCTGCGATTCGGCGGCGGCGACGCCCGAGTACGTCATGGGCATGGAGCCGCCGGCGAGGTCCTGCTTCTCGAAGAGCACCACCGTCTTGCCGGCTTCCAGCAGGCGCGTCGCCGCAATGAGCCCCGCGGTGCCCGCGCCCATGAACGCCACATCCACGTCGGCGGTCTGCGCGGTGCCGCCGCTGGGGGCCGTGGCTCCCAAGCGGAAGTCCTTGGGGTTGCCGCCGGCGTTCGTGATGGCGTCGGCCACGGCGCTTTGCACGGCCATCGAGGTGGTGGTGGCGCCGGTGACCGTGTCGACGTCGAGGTTCTTGGCCTCGAGGATCTTCGCGGCCATCATCGGCGCGGCGGTCGATCCGATGCCGATGGTGTCGTCGCAGCGCAGCACGCTGATGCCCGCGATGTCGCCGCCGGCGACGGTCACCTGCACCAGCAGGTTGTCGTCGTGGCCCATGGCCGTGCCGATCCACTTGCCGTCGGTGAAGCTTTCGGGCACGCTCTTCTTCTCCGGCTCGGCATCCTTCGCCTGGCCGTCGCTCGTCTGCTGCGGAGCGGCGCACCCCGCCAAGCCGCCCAGCGCGGCAACGCCGCCGAATGCGAGCGATCCCTTGAGAAAGTCCCTGCGATTGAGTTCCATGATGAAGCTCCCTCCTCGATCGGTCGACGGGGCGTCGGCATCGCCGCGCCTCGTCGAAATGAACGAAGTGAGTATCGCCAGAAGGGGTGGTCGGAGTCGACCCCGATAATCGGTACACGTGTCGAAATCGACGGTTTCCGTCTCGCCCATTTTCGGTTATTTTTTGCGTATAGCCTGGTCAATGACATTTGCTTGCGGGGAACTGCGGACGGTTTTCCAGCCGGTGCCCGCGTTGTCCCACGCAAGACAAGGTACAATGCAACCGGGAGGAAATTGCGTGTCGAACAAGTTTGCAGGCATAGCCCTCGGGGCGCTCGGCTTCGGTCTGTGCAAGACCGCGATTTCCGTTGCCTACATCACGGCGATGGGGTCGGTGTCCTCCACCGTCGGGTTCGTGTCCGAGCTCGACTTCATGTTCGCGATGAACGCCGCTTCGTTTACGACGGCGCTCGTCATCATCGCGCTCGTGCGCGCGGGGCGGCTTCGCCCGGGCGCGCTGTCCCAGGTTCCGGCGGTGATCGCGCTGCTCGTCGGGTTCTTCTTGAGCGCCACCGGCGTGATGACGGGGCTGCCGTTCGCGGTGGCGGCCGTGTTCTACGGCGTGCTGTGCGGCTTCGCGCTCACGGTGCTCAACGCCGCGTGGCTCGAGGTGTTCGTGGCGGAGCCCGAGGCCGCGTACGGCGTGTACCAGATCGTGGGCGGGCTCGTCGTGCAATGCGTGCTGGTGTCGGTGCTGCCCCTGCTGGGATCGCTTGCGGCAAGCGTGCTGTCCATCGTGGCGGTGGCCGCTTCGGCGTGCCTGCTCGTGCGGTGCAAGCGGACGCTCGCGTTTGCCGAGCACGCCGCGCTCCTTCCCGCCAGCCGCGGCGACCGCCTCACGCTGCTGCAAGCGTGCCTGTGCCTGTTCGTGCTGGTGGGCGTCGTGGGCATCCTGCATACCACCGTGCTGGGCTCGCAGTCCGAGAGCATCGTGGGCGATGTGAACATGTGGATGCCGCTGGTGGCGGCGACGGCGATCACCGCGCTGGTGGCGGGGCTGACCATGCGCCATCCCGATCCCACCGCCGTCTACAAAGGCTGCCTTCCCGCGATGCTGGCGATCCTCTCGCTGCTGCCGTTCTTCGGCGAGGCGCTCGGCGGGTTGGCAGGCCTCGTCATGATCACGTGCTACGACGTGTGCGGCATGGTGTTCCTGCTGTTCATCGTCGATCGGGCGCGCACGCTGCGCATGTCGAGCTACGTGTTGTCCAGCGTGTACCTGGGCGGCTCGGGCCTGTTCTTGGTGATCGGCCTGTCCATCGGCAGCGCTCTGGGCGCGCTCAGCGCCGACTACGGGCTGTCGCTGCTGACGCTGCTCGCGTTCGCGGCCATCTACCCGCTGGCCATCGTGCTGGTGGTTGCGCTGCGCCGCGCGCACCCGCAGGACGCGTCTCCCGCTGCGGCGGGGGAGAGCGGGGAAGGCGCGCCGAGCGCGGATGCCGTTCTCACCGTCGACGACGCGCTGGGCGCGGGCGTCGACGCGGTGGCGGCGCGGTTCGAGCTGACGCCGCGCGAGCGCGAGATACTGGGCTACCTGGCGCGCGGCCGTTCGGCCAAGTTCATTGCCGAGACGCTGGTCATTTCCGAGAACACCGCGTGGGCGCACATCAAGCGCGTCTACGCGAAAACCGGCGTCCACTCCAAACAAGAGCTCATGAGCGTCGTCGAGCAGCAAGGAAGAAGCCGCTAGAAACGAAAAGCGCCCTATGGCCGTGCGCCGTGCACCCCGCATGTTTTTCTCCATATTCCCTGGGAATGCTCGCGTGGGCGGGGCTCCCGTGGCTATAATAGCGGGTAACACCTGAGTAACGGTGGACTTGACGACGCGATCGCGCGCCGCCGGGACGCCGGATCACCGCACCGATCGCAGATGGAGGAGTTCATGGCATACTATTTCGACGAGCCGTCCCGTACTTTTAACGAGTATTTGCTTGTCCCCGGCTATTCGTCGGCCCAGTGCATTCCCGCCGACGTCAGCTTGAAGACGCCGCTCGTGAAGTTCAAGCGTGGCGAAGAAGCCCCTATCTCGTTGAATATCCCCATGGTGTCCGCCATCATGCAGGCCGTGTCCGACGACGGCATGGCCATCGCGCTGGCCACCGAAGGCGGCCTGTCGTTCGTCTACGGCTCGCAGACCATCGAGAACCAGGCGGCCATGGTCGCCCGCGTCAAGGACTACAAGGCCGGCTTCGTGACGAGCGACGCGAACCTGTCGCCCGAGATGACGCTCGCCGACGTGGTGGCTCTCAAGGAAGAGCACGGCCACTCCACGATGCCCGTCACCGCCGACGGCACCGCTCACGGCAAGCTGGTGGGCGTGGTCACCGATCGCGACTACCGCCTGTCCCGCATGTCCATGGACGCGAAGGTGGCCGACTTCATGACCCCGCGCGAGAAGATGATCGTGGCCCCGGCCGACACCAGCCTCAAGGTTGCCAACGACATCATCTGGGACAACAAGCTGAACTCGCTGCCCGTGGTGGACGACGACGATTGCCTCATGTACCTGGTGTTCCGCAAGGACTACGACTCGCACAAGTCGAACCCCAACGAGATGCTGGACTCCCACAAGCGCTACATGGTGGGCGCGGGCATCAACACGCGCGACTACGCCGAGCGCGTGCCGGCGCTCGTGGAGGCCGGTGCCGACGTGCTGTGCATCGACAGCTCCGAGGGCTATTCCGACTGGCAGAAGTTCACCATCGAGTGGATTCGCGAGCACTACGGCGACGACGTGAAGGTGGGCGCGGGCAACGTGGTGGACGCCGAGGGCTTCCGCTTCCTGGCCGATGCGGGCGCCGACTTCATCAAGATCGGCATCGGCGGCGGCTCCATCTGCATCACGCGCGAGCAGAAGGGCATCGGCCGCGGCCAGGCCACGGCCACCATCGAGGTGGCGAAGGCCCGCGACGAGTACTTCGAGGAGACGGGCGTCTACATCCCCATCTGCTCTGACGGCGGCATCGTGTACGACCATCACCTGACCTTGGCCCTGGCCATGGGCGCCGACTTCGTCATGCTGGGCCGCTACTTCGCCCGCTTCGACGAGAGCCCCACGAACAAGGTGAACATCAACGGCTCCTACATGAAGGAGTACTGGGGCGAAGGCTCCGCGCGTGCCCGCAACTGGCAGCGCTACGACCTGGGCGGCGACAAGAAGGGCATGTCGTTCGAGGAGGGCGTGGACAGCTACGTGCCCTACGCCGGCACGCTCAAGGACAACGTCGACCTCACGCTGTCGAAGGTGAAGTCCACGATGTGCAACTGCGGCGCGCTCACCATCCCCGAGCTGCAGGACAAGGCGAAGCTCACCGTGGTGTCGTCGACGTCCATCGTCGAGGGCGGTGCCCACGACGTGGTGCTCAAGGACAAAACCCCCTACGTGAGCAGCACCATCCACTAAGCCGCTCGCACTCAGCGCGCCAACGCACCTCGAAGCGCCGTCCGCACCCGCGGGCGGCGCTTTGTCGGAAGAGCGCATAGCGCGTGCTACATGAACAACACAAACAAATGTTTCACGTGAAACATTTGCATGGGATGCCTTCGGGCTTGCTACGGCCGCGCTGGCCGCAGGCGCGCCCCTCGCCGTCAGGACGGCAGCGCGGAGACGCTCGGGTTCGCTTCGATGATGGCGTGCAGCTCGTCGATGTAGCGCAGCAGCAGGTCGCTCGGGCGGCGCTCGTTGTGCATGATGTAGCCCACCTGCATGGCCTCGTCCACGTCGAGCGGAATGCTGGCGATGCCCGAGTGCATCTCGGCCGACAGCACGCCGGTCGACAAGGTGTAGCCGTTGTAGCTGGTCAGCAGGTTGGTGAGCGTGCCGCGGTCCGAGATGCGGATGTTGCGCTTGTGCGGCAGGTGGCTGAGCGGCTCTTCGGAGTAGTAGAACGAGTTGGTGGTGCCCTGCTCGAACGAGTAGCGCGGGTAGTCGGCCAGGTCGTCGGGCCGCAGCAGCGCGGCGCCCGCCAGCGGGTGGTGCTCGCCCACGAACACGTGTACGCGCGCGTCGAACAGGGGAGCGTAGGCCACGTCGGCGTCGTCGAACGCCTTCTGCAGCACGCGCCGGTTGAAGTCGTCGGTGTACAGGATGCCCACCTCGCTGCGGAACGTGCGCACGTCGTCGATGATCTCGGCCGTGGTGCTTTCGCGCAGGATGAACTCGTACTCCTCGCCGACGCATTCCTCCACCACGTTCACGAACGCCTGCACGCTGAACGCGTAATGCTGCGTGGACACGGCCAGCCGCAGGTGGGTGGAGCCCTTGTCGGCGTAACGCATCTCCAGCATGTCGGCCTGCTCGATCACCTGGCGCGCGTAGCCCAGCAGCTCGGTGCCGTCGTTCGTCAGCGTCACGCCGCGGTTGCTGCGCGTGAACACGGTGATGCCCAGTTCCTGCTCCAGCTCCTTGATGGCGGTGGACAGGTTCGACTGCGACGCGTACAGGTTCTGCGCCGCCGCGTTGATGGATCCGTACTCCGCGATGGCGATGAGGTAGCGCAGCTGCTGAAGGGTCATGGGAGGTGCCTTCCGTGCCGGGATGGTTCGTTCGACGTTCTTTCCGTCATTTTACCCAGCTATCTATCCGATAGATAGCAAACCATCAAAACATCGAATGACCCGGGAGGTTGTGTTTCGGCCGCGTTCGTGGTTTCATGCAATACGCTGCATATACGCAAACGAACAAGGAGCAACCATGGCGAAGGACATCCCCTACGATCAGAAGTACTATGATCCGGAGATCGAATGCATGCCGCGGCCGGAGCTTGAGACGCTGCAACTGCAACGCCTGAAGGACATGGTGGCCTACGCATACGACAACACCGTCTACTACCAGCGCGCGTTCGACGAGGCCGGCGTGAAGCCGGACGACATCCAGACGCTCGAGGATATCGCGAAGCTGCCCTTCTGCGACAAGAAGACCGAGCGCGAGACGCAGCACGTGGGAAGCTTCTTCGGCGAGATGTGCTCCGTGCCCGAAGAGGAGGTCGTCTTCATGGCCACCTCGTCCGGCTCGACGGGCGTCCCCACGGTCAGCCCCTTCACGCAGGAGGACTTCGACCTGTGGCAGGACACCGAGGCGCGCCTGTTCTGGCAGGCGGGCATGCGTCCGAACGACCGGTACGTGCACGGCCTGAACTTCGCCCTGTACGTGGGCGGCCCCGACGTCATCGGCGCGCAGCGCCTGGGCGCGCTGGCCATCTGGGTGGGCGCCGTGCCGTCCGACCGCCTGCTGTTCGTGCTCAAGCAGTACCAGCCCACGGTCATCTGGACGTCGCCGTCCTACGCGTGGCATCTCGGCGAGATCGCGAAGGAGAAGGGCTTCGATCCCAAGACCGATTTCAACATCCACACCATCATCGTGGCCGGAGAAGCGGGCGGCTCCATCACGTCCACGCGCGAGGCCATCGAGAACCTGTGGGGCGCGAAAGTCGTCGACTTCTACGGCCTGTCCGACATCTACGGCGCGTGCGCGGCGGCCTGCGAGGCGCACGACGGCCTGCACATCGTGGAGGACCAGATCCTCGTGGAGACGGTCGATCCCACCACGGGCGAGGTGCTGGCGCCGGGCGAGACGGGCGAGCTCGTGTACACGACGCTGTGCAAGAAGGCCCGCCCGATGATCCGCTTCCGCACGGGCGACATCGGCTACGTGAGCGCCGACACCTGCGAATGCGGCCGCACGCTGGCCCGCATCCACGTGACCGGCCGCAAGGACGAGATGTTCATCGTGGGCGCCGTCAACGTGTTCCCCAGCGACATCGAGTACGTGGTGCGCGGCCTGGACGGCCTGACGGGCGAGTACTCCATCCGCGTGTACGAGAAGAACTTCACCTGCAAGTACGAGGTGTCCGTCGAGCGCTCGCTCGGCAGCGACGAACCCTACGACGAGGTGGCAAGCCGCACCGAGGCCGCGCTCAAGGCGCACACGGGCGTGCGCCCCGCCAAGGTCATCGTGTATGATGCAGGTAAGCTGGGTACGTCGTCCGAACACAAGGCCTCCAGGTTTATTGACGAGCGCGGCTGCGTTACGCGCTAGGGAAGGGATCACCTATGACCACTGAAACCACCTTCGCCGTTTCCGGCCAGCATTATCTGTTCAACGTGCAGACGTTCGCGCACACCGTGCTGGCGCTCGGCGGCGATTCTTACCGCTACGCGCTGCGCGACCGCACCACGCAGGGCGTCATCGACGACGTCGTCGACGGGAAGAGCGAGCTGGGCGTGCTGTTCGAGACGTCGGCCACGGCCGACGAGGTGAACGCGGCGCTCGACGCGGCGGGCCTCGAGTTCGTCGAGCTCATCCAGTCGGCCCCGCGCGTGGCGCTGCCGAAGAGCCACCCGATGGTGAACGCCAGCGTCCTGACGTTGGAGGACATGGAGGACTTCCCGTACCTCTACTTCGAGCAGGACGAGGACTCGCCGGTCGCCTTCGCCGAGGAGGCGCTGGCCAGCGTGCCGCGCGCCAAGAGCATCGCGTGCACCGACCGCGCGTCGCTGTCCGAGCTCATCGTGGCGCTCAACGGCTACACGGTGACCAGCGGTATCCTCGTGGGCATCTCCGACGGCGCGGGCCTCAACACCGTGCCGCTCGACACCGACGTGAAGCTGCACCTCGGCTACGTGGTGCGCAAGGGCCAGCAGCTCAGCGACATCGGTCAGCGCTTCGTCGACACCCTCAAGAAGAACCTCGAGAAGTACGCACGGTTCTAGGAAGCATCCCCTCGCAACGTGAAGCGCCCCTCCAAGGAGGGGCGCTTTTTTGCGCCACCGGGGAGGGGCGCCGGTGCGCGACGCCGTACAACACGTACGAATGTTTCACGTGAAACATTCGTAAACGGCATCTTTGTTCATCGTGGGGTTGATCAAGCGCTGCGCGAAGGCGACCGGCGAGTCCTCGTCCTGCTCGAAGCCGACAGGCTACTGAGGTAGCGGATCGTCGTCCTCGTCGAGGGGGTGGGGTCGGCCGGCCAGGTCGAGGGCGTCGTCGCTGACGGGCGGCGTGCCGTGAGCGCCCCACTTCGCGCGCACCTGCTCGCGACGGGCGCGCTCGGCACGCGCCTCGCTGGGACGCATCGGCCGGGGCATCTCGGCCGTGGTGGCCTCCTCGTGCGACAGCGCCATGCGGATGCGCATGTACTCCCAGATCAGCAGCACGAACAGGATGCACATCACGATGAGGTAGCCGATCACGGCGCCGGGCAGCCCGGTGAAGTTCACCAGCAGGATGGGCACGAACAGCGCGAACCCGAACGTGATCACGTACAGCTTCGTCACGGCGCGCTGCTGGCGCAGCACGGTGATCACCTGGTACAGGAAGTCGATCGCCGCCGTCACGCCGCCCGCGGCCAGCATGATGTAGCACAGCCCGCGGAACTGCTCGAAGTCCACGCCGTACAGGAAGCTCATCACGGGGATGCCGATCCACGCCATGGCGAGCGCCGTGACGCCGGTGACCGCGACGATGACCGCCATGATCACGACGATGATCAGGTCGAACCGCTTGCGCTTCGCAGGGTCGGCCCACACGTTCGCCATCTTCACGAGCAGCGGCTTGTAGATGAACCCGACGGTCAGCAGGATGCCCTGCGCGGGGAAGTACAGCGCGTTGAAGTACAGCTGGTTGTCGTAGCTCAGCACGCCTTCCATCACGAACTTCGGCATGTTATCGATGAACGCGTACAGGAACAGCGCGATGAACAGGGGGAAGCACTGCTTGAATAGCTCGACGATGCTGCCGAGGTTCCAACGCTTCGACCTCGGCGTCTCGAACATCGCCAGCGGGAACGTGAACACGACGAAGGTGGCGAACGCCGCGATGGCCATGACCACGCACGACACGGCCAGGTTGCGGGTGATCAGCAGGCACAGCGAGAACGCCACGAGCACCACGACGGAGCGGAACGCCTGCGACACGCCCGACAGGTACAGCTTGTCCACTTGCTGCAGCCGCCCCTCGTACACGTCGGCCAGGCCGTCCACCATCTTGTAGAGGTACACGCCCAGGCTGATGGTAAACATCTGGCTCTCGTAGCCGCGCACCATGCAGTACACCACGCCGACGAGCACCATGAACGCGCAGGTGATCCACCGGTTGATCTGGTAATCCGAGAACGAATGCTCCTCGGTCACGTCGGATATCTGGTAGGTGCGCACGCCGTAGTTGGCGAGGATCATGAGCAGCGTGCCGGTGACGAACGCGAGCGAGAACATGCCCGCCTGCTCCACGCCCACGAGCTGCGTGACCACGACGGTGAGGATGGGGAACACCATGCCCCACGCGCCCACGCCCACCGTGTTCCACACGTAGTCGCGGGTGGTGCGGTGCGCGGCGTACTCCTCCTCCTGGTCGGCCAGCGAGCGCTCGGATACCGCGCCCAGCAGCCGGTTGCACCAGCGGTTGACGCGCCGCGTGATGAAGTTGGGCTTGCGGGGCTTGCTTCCGGCCGCCTCGCGACGCTCGCGCGAGGATGCGCCGAGGAACGGCGTCGTGTCGGACGGCGCGGGCGCGCCGTCGGCGAGGTCGTCGGAGCGCTCGAGGTCGTCCTCCTGCCGAGCGTGCGAACCCTTGGCCTGTTCCTTTTTGAACGTGAAGCGCGCCATGCTGTGCTTCTCAGTCCCTTCTCGAACCGCGTCGTGTTTTGAAAAGTATAGTTCATCGCGAACCGGATGTGCGATATCCACAGGCATCAAATAGAAGTGCAGCTGTCGCCGCGCGCCCGGAGGCGGGCGGGAGAAAGCGCGCGGGAAATCCCGCCAGCGCGAAATCGCCGATTCCGTGCTGCTGCCCGCCGTAGAGGAGGGGATGGTGGTGCGTGCGGCTCAAGCAAGATTGAGCTCGTTGTGCAGTTTGGCCGTCAACGTGCGCGCTTTGGCCGGAGCGCGCCGTGCCGCCCCGCGCGCGAGCGCTATACTTGCATGACCAACGTGCGAAGATGCGAAGGGGAGAGTTCATGATTGAGATCCTGTGGCACGGCCGAGGCGGCCAGGGTGCCTTTACGGCGGCGCGGCTGCTGGGCGCGGCGGCGTCGCTGGACGCGGGCGCGCATGCGCTGGCGTTTCCCTCGTTCGGCCCCGAGCGGCGTGGCGCGCCGATGCGGGCGTTCACGAAGCTGTCCGACGAGCCTATCGGCGATCGCAGCGCGGTGTCCCGGGCCGACTACGTCATCTACCTTGACGACACGCTGCTGGGTGCGGGCTGGGAAAACGAGCTGAAGCCAGGGGGCGTCGTGCTGGTGAACAGCACGCGCGCGTTCGACGACGCGCGCATCGTGGCGCTCGACGCCGACGGCATCTCGGCGGCCATCCTGGGTCGGGCGATTCCGAACACGGTGTTCCTCGGCGCGCTGTCGGCGTTGTGCGACCGCGTGAGCGTCGAGAACGTGCAGGAGGCCATCCGCCAGTACATGCCGGCGAAGCTGCACGCGAAGAACATCGCGATCGTGGAGGCGGCTCGGGAGGCGCTGAGGATGGCCCGCACGTCCTCGTCCAGCGCACCAATCCCGTGCACGACGGGTAAGGCTGCCGGAGCCAGCGAAGCCGCCGCGCCGCGCAAAGAGGCGGGCTGTGAGTCGAGCCCCCTTCGCAACGAGGATACTCACATCCCCACCCTCCGCTCCGCCGCTCTCGACCCCTCCGAGTTCGCGCATTCCACGTGCTTCGAGGCGGGCTACCTCACGGTGAAGAACGCCGGGTGGCGCAACCTGCGCCCCGTGATCGACGCCGCGTCGTGCACAGGGTGCCTCCAGTGCTACCTGTATTGTCCCGACGGCACCGTGTACAAGGTGGCCGACGCTGCGGCTTCCCGTGGCACCCGATCTGCGGCCGCTGACGAAGGCTCGCGTGCGCAAGCACGCCACGCCTCCGCCATCGACCCCAGCTCGGGCACCACGAAAACCCTCGCTGACGTCGCAGGACCTGCGACAACGTGTGCGCCGGTGGCCATCGACCTCGACTTCTGCAAGGGGTGCGGCATCTGCGCGAAGGCGTGCGCGTTCGGTTCCATCACGATGATCCTTGAAAGCGAGGCGGATGCCCGATGAAACGGTTCCTTTCCGGCGACGAAGCGTTCGCCGAGGGCGTGCGCCTGGCGCGTCCGCAGGTGATTTCCGCGTATCCCATCACGCCGCAGACGGTGGTGGTGGAGCGCCTGAGCGAGATGGTGGAGGACGGCTCGCTGGCCGCCGAGTACGTGCATGTGGAAAGCGAGCACTCGGCGCTGTCGTGCGCCATCGGCGCGTCGGCCACGGGCGCGCGCACGTTCACGGCCACGTCGAGCCAGGGCCTGCTGTACATGGCCGAGTGCCTGACCTACGCGTCGGGCGGCCGGTTCCCCATCGTCATGATGAACGCGAACCGCGCCACGGCGCTGCCTTGGAACATCTACGGCGACCAGCGCGACTCGCTGGCGCTGCTCGACCACGGCTGGATTCAGGTGTACGCCGAGGACAACCAGGAGGCGCTCGATCTGGCGCTCATGGCCTACGCCGTGGCCGAGGACCCCGCCGTGGCCACGCCCGTGATGGTGAACCTCGACGGTTTCGCGCTCACGCACACCTACGAGACGGTGGACGTGCCCGAGCCCGAGGAGGCCGACGCGTTCCTGCCTCCCTACGAGCCTGCGGGCAACCGGTTCGACTTCGAGAACCCGGTGAACATCGGCTTCTCGGCCGGTCCTGAGTACAACCGCTACTTCAAGTACTGGGAGCACCGCGACATGCTCGATGCGCCCGCTGTGGTGGGCGAGGTGGAGAAGCGGTTCGCCGAGGTGTTCGGACGCGAGTATCCCGGCATGATCGAAACGCTGAACTGCGACGATGCCGATGTGATCCTCGTCACGCTGGGGTCGGCGGCCGGGCTCGTGCGCTCGGTGGTGCAGCA is a genomic window containing:
- a CDS encoding LysR family transcriptional regulator, encoding MTLQQLRYLIAIAEYGSINAAAQNLYASQSNLSTAIKELEQELGITVFTRSNRGVTLTNDGTELLGYARQVIEQADMLEMRYADKGSTHLRLAVSTQHYAFSVQAFVNVVEECVGEEYEFILRESTTAEIIDDVRTFRSEVGILYTDDFNRRVLQKAFDDADVAYAPLFDARVHVFVGEHHPLAGAALLRPDDLADYPRYSFEQGTTNSFYYSEEPLSHLPHKRNIRISDRGTLTNLLTSYNGYTLSTGVLSAEMHSGIASIPLDVDEAMQVGYIMHNERRPSDLLLRYIDELHAIIEANPSVSALPS
- a CDS encoding phenylacetate--CoA ligase family protein, whose product is MAKDIPYDQKYYDPEIECMPRPELETLQLQRLKDMVAYAYDNTVYYQRAFDEAGVKPDDIQTLEDIAKLPFCDKKTERETQHVGSFFGEMCSVPEEEVVFMATSSGSTGVPTVSPFTQEDFDLWQDTEARLFWQAGMRPNDRYVHGLNFALYVGGPDVIGAQRLGALAIWVGAVPSDRLLFVLKQYQPTVIWTSPSYAWHLGEIAKEKGFDPKTDFNIHTIIVAGEAGGSITSTREAIENLWGAKVVDFYGLSDIYGACAAACEAHDGLHIVEDQILVETVDPTTGEVLAPGETGELVYTTLCKKARPMIRFRTGDIGYVSADTCECGRTLARIHVTGRKDEMFIVGAVNVFPSDIEYVVRGLDGLTGEYSIRVYEKNFTCKYEVSVERSLGSDEPYDEVASRTEAALKAHTGVRPAKVIVYDAGKLGTSSEHKASRFIDERGCVTR
- a CDS encoding LysR family transcriptional regulator substrate-binding protein; this encodes MTTETTFAVSGQHYLFNVQTFAHTVLALGGDSYRYALRDRTTQGVIDDVVDGKSELGVLFETSATADEVNAALDAAGLEFVELIQSAPRVALPKSHPMVNASVLTLEDMEDFPYLYFEQDEDSPVAFAEEALASVPRAKSIACTDRASLSELIVALNGYTVTSGILVGISDGAGLNTVPLDTDVKLHLGYVVRKGQQLSDIGQRFVDTLKKNLEKYARF
- a CDS encoding 2-oxoacid:acceptor oxidoreductase family protein, producing the protein MIEILWHGRGGQGAFTAARLLGAAASLDAGAHALAFPSFGPERRGAPMRAFTKLSDEPIGDRSAVSRADYVIYLDDTLLGAGWENELKPGGVVLVNSTRAFDDARIVALDADGISAAILGRAIPNTVFLGALSALCDRVSVENVQEAIRQYMPAKLHAKNIAIVEAAREALRMARTSSSSAPIPCTTGKAAGASEAAAPRKEAGCESSPLRNEDTHIPTLRSAALDPSEFAHSTCFEAGYLTVKNAGWRNLRPVIDAASCTGCLQCYLYCPDGTVYKVADAAASRGTRSAAADEGSRAQARHASAIDPSSGTTKTLADVAGPATTCAPVAIDLDFCKGCGICAKACAFGSITMILESEADAR
- a CDS encoding lipopolysaccharide biosynthesis protein translates to MARFTFKKEQAKGSHARQEDDLERSDDLADGAPAPSDTTPFLGASSRERREAAGSKPRKPNFITRRVNRWCNRLLGAVSERSLADQEEEYAAHRTTRDYVWNTVGVGAWGMVFPILTVVVTQLVGVEQAGMFSLAFVTGTLLMILANYGVRTYQISDVTEEHSFSDYQINRWITCAFMVLVGVVYCMVRGYESQMFTISLGVYLYKMVDGLADVYEGRLQQVDKLYLSGVSQAFRSVVVLVAFSLCLLITRNLAVSCVVMAIAAFATFVVFTFPLAMFETPRSKRWNLGSIVELFKQCFPLFIALFLYAFIDNMPKFVMEGVLSYDNQLYFNALYFPAQGILLTVGFIYKPLLVKMANVWADPAKRKRFDLIIVVIMAVIVAVTGVTALAMAWIGIPVMSFLYGVDFEQFRGLCYIMLAAGGVTAAIDFLYQVITVLRQQRAVTKLYVITFGFALFVPILLVNFTGLPGAVIGYLIVMCILFVLLIWEYMRIRMALSHEEATTAEMPRPMRPSEARAERARREQVRAKWGAHGTPPVSDDALDLAGRPHPLDEDDDPLPQ